GAAGGCGGCGTCGACCACCGCCCGTGTCGCATCGAGGTCGATCCGGCGGCCGAAGTTGTTGGCGCCCAATCCGACGGCCGAGACGACCAGCCCGGATTCGCCGAGTCGGCGATAGGACATGTCAGGCATGAAGCGCTCCTCACTTCCACGTCACGTATGGCGAGGCGACTCAAGGCCATTGTCCCCGCCCTCCCGTGACCGACCGCTCGGGGGCACCCCCACGGTCCGGGGGCGATGCTCGCGGTGCGGCTGGTCTCGCTACGGCCGGACGAGTGGGGCTGGACCGTCGCCGCCGCCGTGGACAACCCGCTCAACCGGCGGCTCGGAGTAGCCGGCGGACCACCGTCCTGGCTGCTCTGGGAACTGGACGCCGACAAGCTCGTGGGCGGCAACGACCGCGGGGTGACGATGGATCTCGCGCCCTTCCTCGGCGTCATCGGCCTGCCGCCGGACGAGGAGGGCGAGCACTCGACGGTCCCGCCTCGCCCGTCCGGCGGGAACATCGGCTGCCGCGAACTGGTCGCGGGCTCGACCCTCTACCTCCCGGTGACCGTGCCCGGCGCGCTGCTGTGCCTCGGCGACGGGCATGCCGCGCAGGGGGACGGCGAGGTGTCCGGCACGGCGATCGAGTGCGGGATGACCACCGAGATCGTGGTCGACCTGGTGACCGGCCCGCCGATCCCGACGGTGCACGCGGTGACCCCGGCCGGTCGCATCACCTTCGGCTTCAGCCCCGATCTCAACGAGGCGTCCGCGCAGGCACTGGACGCCATGCTCGGTTGGATTCAGTCACTGTTCGAGGTGGACAGAGCCACCGCCCTCGCACTGGCCAGTCCGGCCGTGAATCTGCGCGTCACCCAGATGGCCAACCAGGTATGGGGCGTCCACGCCGTACTGCCCGAGGGGGTGCTCCGCCGGACCGGCTCCGAGGAGCCGGCCCTTCCCCCGTCGTCGTGATCTCCGGTATCCCACCGCCCCGCGCCGTCGGACGGCGCGGGGCGGTGGGGCATCCGTGGTCATGCGACGGTCAGTGCTTGTCGCCCTCGTCCGGCTTGCCCCAGGGACCGGTGATCGCGAACACGTATCCCGGAGTCTGGATGTTGGCGAACAGGACCTTTCCGTCCGCGCTGAACGTGGGCCCGGTGAACTCGCTGGTGTTGAGCTCGTTGCGGGCCATCGGGTAGGCGTTGCCCTTCTTGGTGACGCCGACCAGGTGCGAGACGCCCTCGCCGTCCTCGGCGAGGATGATCCCGCCGTACGGGGAGACGGTGATGTTGTCCGGTCCGTCGTAGTCGGTGTCCTGCTCGGGGTCCGGGTTGACGCCGAAGATCGTCTTCAGGGTCACCGTCTCCGACCTGGGGTCGTAGAACCACACCTGGCCGTCGTGCTCGTTGACGCTGCCGTCGCCGTGACGGGCGAAGCTGGCGACGAAGTAGGCGCCGCCGTCGGACCACCAGGCACCCTCGAGCTTGCGGCTACGGGTGATCTGGTCGTTGGTGAACTGCTTGCGCACCGAAACGGTCTTGGCGTCGCGGTCGGGCACGTTGACCCACTTCACCTTGTACTGGGTACCCGGCTGGGTGGCCTCGGACAGGTCGGCGATGTGCTTGCTCCCCTTGAAGCAGCTCATGGCCTCCAGGGTGCCCGCGGTGTCGCCGCCGTCGCTGAGCGCGAGCGCCCGGAGCGCACCCTTGCGGCCCCGGAAGTGGCGCGGCGGGGTCCAGCGGAAGTACAGGCCGTTCGGGCTGCCCGCGTCCTCGGTCTCGTAGATCGCGGAGGTGTGCGGGTCGACCGCGACGGCCTCGTGCGCGAACCGGCCCAGGAATTTCAGCGGGACCGGGTCCACGTTGGCGTCGCGGTCGAACGGGTCGACCTCGAAGACGTACCCGTGGTCCTTCTGGAACGCCCCGCCCGCGCGCTGCTCGGTCTCCTCGCAGGTCAGCCAGGTGTCCCAGGGGGTGATGCCACCCGCGCAGTTGTTGTGGGTACCGGCCACGCTGACGTACTCGCGGATGCGGTTTCCGTGCCTGTCGACCTCGATGTTGGTGGTGCCGCCGTGCGCGCCCGGGTCGTAGGTCAGTCCCGGCAGGGTGGGCACACCGTACGGCTCGCTGCCGTCGATCTCGTGGTTGTTGACCAGGACGTACCCGTCGTGCCCCTTGCCCTTGAAGAAGCCGGTGCCGTCGGCGTCGCTCGGAGTCGGCTCCCCGCTCTCCAGCAGCGTCTTCCCGGCCTGGGCGACGATCTTGTAGGAGAAGCCGCGCGGGAGCGCGAGCAGGCCGGCCGGGTCCGCGACGACGGGGCCGTAGCCCACTGCCTTGAGACCGGTCTGGGCGGCCTGGGCGGCCGCGGGGCCGGCGATCGCTTCGATGCTGCCGAGGATGGCAATGCCCAGGCCGCCCATCGCACCGGAGCGCATCAGGTCGCGGCGCGAGAGTGAGGAAGTCACAGGAGCACCTTTTCCACTACATATCGGTAGGTATGTCATGGACCCAAGTCCTCCGGCCTGAACGACGCCGTTCCTGACACGGTCATCCGCGTGAACACACGGCGAACGGTCGGCCGACGGGCCGCGTTCATCCCGCCGGGCGGCGGTAGACCCCGCACCACAGCGTCAGCGCGAGTTCGCGGGCGAGCGCGGCGTCGCCGCCGGTGACGGCGACGGCGACGGCGACGGCGACGGCGACGGCGACGGCGACGGCGACGGCGACGGGACAGGACGCCGCGCGAACCCCGAGTACCCGGACTTCCCGCAGGGACCGCGTGGTCATCGGGCGGCTGCCGCCCCGCCGCGGCGGGGGCCGAGGATCGCGCCGGCGGTGAATCCGGCCGACATCAGGGCGCCGTTGAGGCCGAGTGCCTTCTCCCGCAACGGCCCTTCCTTGAAGGAGGTGGTCAGCAGGGCGAGCCCCGCGGGGGTGACGGCCGCGGTGGCCAATCCCTGCAACACCCTGGCGACCAGCAGCATCCCGGGCGAGGTCGCCAGGCCGCCGAGGGCGGAGGACAGGCCGAGCACGGCCATGCCGCCCAGGAACAGACGCTTGCGGCCGACGAGGTCGGCGATCCGTCCGAACAGCAGCGTGAAGCCCGCGGCGGCGGGCGCGAAGGCGGTCGCGATCCACCGCAGGTTCGCCATGGAGAAGCCGAGGCCCGCACCGACGACGGGCAGGGCGACGTTCAGGATCGAGAAATCCACGGCGATCATGAACTGGGCGCCCAGCAGCAGGGTCAGCACCAGCTTCTGCCGTCCCGTCATGTGAACCTTCCGGTTCCGGCCGGGCGGGGGAGGCGCCACCGCCGTCGCAGGGGCGGCCTCACCGGAGGGCACGACGTGGTTGGGTACGGACATCACGGAGTCCTTCCTGAACCGACAGAGCCATTAACGGGTCTGAAGTTCCATTAGAATGACGCAACCGTAGCAGAAGAGCGCTCGTTAATGAAACTGGAGTTCCGTTATGAGTTCTGAGCAGATGGAGCCCGGTACCGTCCGGCCCGGCGGGCGGACCGCCCGCGTCCGGTCATCCGTTCTGCGGGCAGCCGGTGACGCCCTGGTGGAACACGGCTTCGACCGGCTCGACCTGGCCGACGTCGCACGCCGCGCGGACGTGGGCAAGACGACCGTCTACCGGCGCTGGGGAACGACGGCCGGCCTGGTCACCGATCTGCTGGCAGATATGGCCGAGCAGTCCCTGCCCCGAACGGACACCGGTTCGCTGATCGAGGACCTCAGGGCCAACGCCCGGCTCGTGGTCAAGACCCTGACCGACCCGCGCCAGGGCGCCCTGTTCAAGTCGGTGATCGCCGCCGCCACCTGTGACGAGCGCACGGCGGAAGCCCTGCACCGCTTCTACGCCACCCGCATCGGAGAATGGGCCGGGTGTGTCGACCAGGCCGTCGAGCGCGGGGAACTGCCCGCCGGCACCGATGCGGCGGAGGTGATCCGCGCCGTCTCCGCCCCGCTCTACTACCGGCTACTGGCCAGCGGCGACCCTCTCGACGGAGCGGCCGCCGACCGCGCCGCCGAGGCCGCCGCGGCTGCGGCGAGGGCGGGAGCCTACATCGCGTAGTCGATGCCCAGCGAGCCGGCCGGTTGGTTCAGGGGCACGCGGTGCGGAAGTGGTGCCGGCTTCACCAGCCGGCCATGGGGAGATCGCCGCCGCAAGCCGTGCCCGCCCGCCACTGGCCCCGGGCGCAGTGGGCGCCGTCGCGATCAGCAGGATCCACCGGATGGGTACGACCAGCCATGAGCGTGCTCCCCGGTGGCGTTTCACCCGGGAGCACACCACATGGCCGGTCGTTTTTCGAGTGCCGGACCCCGAGTGGGCGTCCGTGTCGGAGCGGCCGTCGAAGGGGCTAACCGCCGTTGATCACGAAGCCCGACCCCGGCTGTTTCACGATGTCACCGGTGGCCGAGTTGGTTATGGTCACGTTTGTCAGCGTCGCGCTACCGCGAGCGCCGCTCATGGCCAGAATGCCGGCGCCGTTGTTGGACTTGTCGATCTTTACATTGGTGATCGCGACGTTCGGCATGTTGCCGCCACCCGTCTTGAACTGGATGCCGTCGTAGGTCGAGTCGTAGATGTCGGTGTCGCGGATGGTGACACCGGTGATGTCCCTGCTCGACGGGAACAGCGTGATGGCTCCGAACTCCTGGTCCTCGTTCCAGAAGACGCCGCCACCACGGTGGATCCCGTTGTTGGCGATCAACGTGGTCCCCGAGAAGGGCAGGGGACTGTGGTCGGTCGCCAGCATGATGGCCGGGTAGTTCATGGTGTCGTAGATCAGGTTGTTCTCGATCGAGTTGTCGTAGCCGCCGTAGATCGCGA
Above is a genomic segment from Streptosporangium album containing:
- a CDS encoding acetamidase/formamidase family protein; this encodes MLAVRLVSLRPDEWGWTVAAAVDNPLNRRLGVAGGPPSWLLWELDADKLVGGNDRGVTMDLAPFLGVIGLPPDEEGEHSTVPPRPSGGNIGCRELVAGSTLYLPVTVPGALLCLGDGHAAQGDGEVSGTAIECGMTTEIVVDLVTGPPIPTVHAVTPAGRITFGFSPDLNEASAQALDAMLGWIQSLFEVDRATALALASPAVNLRVTQMANQVWGVHAVLPEGVLRRTGSEEPALPPSS
- a CDS encoding alkaline phosphatase PhoX codes for the protein MTSSLSRRDLMRSGAMGGLGIAILGSIEAIAGPAAAQAAQTGLKAVGYGPVVADPAGLLALPRGFSYKIVAQAGKTLLESGEPTPSDADGTGFFKGKGHDGYVLVNNHEIDGSEPYGVPTLPGLTYDPGAHGGTTNIEVDRHGNRIREYVSVAGTHNNCAGGITPWDTWLTCEETEQRAGGAFQKDHGYVFEVDPFDRDANVDPVPLKFLGRFAHEAVAVDPHTSAIYETEDAGSPNGLYFRWTPPRHFRGRKGALRALALSDGGDTAGTLEAMSCFKGSKHIADLSEATQPGTQYKVKWVNVPDRDAKTVSVRKQFTNDQITRSRKLEGAWWSDGGAYFVASFARHGDGSVNEHDGQVWFYDPRSETVTLKTIFGVNPDPEQDTDYDGPDNITVSPYGGIILAEDGEGVSHLVGVTKKGNAYPMARNELNTSEFTGPTFSADGKVLFANIQTPGYVFAITGPWGKPDEGDKH
- a CDS encoding MFS transporter, encoding MSVPNHVVPSGEAAPATAVAPPPPGRNRKVHMTGRQKLVLTLLLGAQFMIAVDFSILNVALPVVGAGLGFSMANLRWIATAFAPAAAGFTLLFGRIADLVGRKRLFLGGMAVLGLSSALGGLATSPGMLLVARVLQGLATAAVTPAGLALLTTSFKEGPLREKALGLNGALMSAGFTAGAILGPRRGGAAAAR
- a CDS encoding TetR/AcrR family transcriptional regulator, with translation MSSEQMEPGTVRPGGRTARVRSSVLRAAGDALVEHGFDRLDLADVARRADVGKTTVYRRWGTTAGLVTDLLADMAEQSLPRTDTGSLIEDLRANARLVVKTLTDPRQGALFKSVIAAATCDERTAEALHRFYATRIGEWAGCVDQAVERGELPAGTDAAEVIRAVSAPLYYRLLASGDPLDGAAADRAAEAAAAAARAGAYIA